In Comamonas sp. lk, the following proteins share a genomic window:
- a CDS encoding MotA/TolQ/ExbB proton channel family protein codes for MESQFGIAHVWTQGDFVTRAVAIILLAMSVASWLVIVIKALDLVKFKKFANRSQDFWHSADLASGLEKLGNNKVNPFLHMVLEGREATAHHRKTSAHLHDTLDISDWVTRCLRNGISEFTARLQSGLAILASVGSTAPFIGLFGTVWGIYHALVAIGMSGQSSIDKVAGPIGEALIMTALGLAVAIPAVLGYNALVRGNKGILNTLNSFAHDVHAYFVTGARVSVDGQSSGNNVLPLKKGA; via the coding sequence ATGGAATCCCAATTCGGCATTGCCCACGTCTGGACACAGGGTGACTTCGTCACGCGTGCTGTGGCTATCATCTTGCTCGCCATGTCCGTCGCCTCGTGGCTGGTCATCGTCATCAAGGCGCTGGACCTTGTGAAGTTCAAGAAATTCGCCAATCGCTCGCAAGACTTCTGGCACAGCGCCGATCTGGCTTCGGGCCTCGAAAAGCTGGGCAACAACAAGGTCAACCCCTTTTTGCACATGGTGCTCGAAGGCCGTGAAGCCACCGCCCACCACCGCAAGACCAGCGCCCACCTGCATGACACGCTGGACATCAGCGACTGGGTGACCCGCTGCCTGCGCAACGGCATCAGCGAATTCACGGCCCGTCTGCAATCGGGCCTGGCGATTCTGGCTTCCGTTGGTTCGACCGCTCCCTTCATCGGTTTGTTCGGTACCGTCTGGGGCATCTACCATGCGCTGGTCGCCATCGGCATGTCCGGCCAGTCCTCCATCGACAAGGTGGCCGGCCCCATCGGCGAAGCCCTGATCATGACTGCTCTGGGTCTGGCCGTGGCCATTCCCGCCGTGCTGGGCTACAACGCCCTGGTACGCGGCAACAAAGGCATCCTGAATACCCTCAACAGCTTTGCTCATGACGTGCACGCCTACTTTGTGACCGGTGCCCGCGTCTCGGTGGACGGTCAGTCCTCCGGCAACAACGTGCTGCCCCTGAAGAAAGGCGCTTAA
- a CDS encoding energy transducer TonB, with protein sequence MSQSDRFTPVGGTSRNMAVAGAVVVAHAAALLAMQHGLGKVAIPEVVIPATVIAEFVAAAAPEPKPAPPPPPSPPAPAPKPTVKPQPKPVEKKAPLPKAIKDPTPSPSAPQGSTDDAQNKPDKSPPAPPAPPAPPAPPAPPAPPAAPKMELPSSNAAYLNNPAPAYPAVSKRMGEQGKVFLRVYINEQGQPEKIEIKQSSGFERLDEAAISTVQRWKFVPGKRNGVAEPMWHVVPINFVLK encoded by the coding sequence ATGTCCCAGTCTGATCGTTTTACGCCTGTGGGCGGCACCAGCCGCAACATGGCGGTTGCCGGTGCGGTGGTTGTTGCCCACGCAGCGGCTTTGCTGGCCATGCAGCATGGTCTTGGCAAAGTCGCCATACCCGAGGTCGTCATTCCAGCCACGGTGATTGCAGAGTTTGTGGCTGCAGCTGCGCCCGAACCCAAACCTGCACCTCCCCCTCCACCCTCTCCTCCGGCGCCTGCCCCTAAGCCCACGGTCAAGCCGCAGCCCAAGCCTGTGGAAAAAAAGGCCCCGCTGCCCAAGGCCATCAAGGACCCCACGCCCTCGCCATCGGCGCCGCAAGGCTCTACCGATGATGCGCAGAACAAGCCGGACAAGTCACCGCCTGCGCCACCCGCGCCTCCGGCTCCACCCGCCCCGCCGGCGCCACCCGCACCTCCAGCCGCGCCCAAGATGGAATTGCCGTCGAGCAACGCAGCCTATCTGAACAACCCCGCACCGGCTTACCCCGCAGTGAGCAAGCGCATGGGTGAACAGGGCAAGGTGTTCTTGCGCGTCTATATCAACGAGCAGGGCCAGCCCGAGAAGATAGAAATCAAGCAGTCCAGCGGCTTCGAGCGTCTGGACGAAGCGGCCATCAGCACCGTGCAGCGCTGGAAATTCGTACCAGGCAAGCGCAACGGCGTGGCCGAGCCCATGTGGCACGTGGTTCCCATCAATTTCGTTCTCAAATAA
- a CDS encoding alpha-hydroxy acid oxidase, with product MTSAPTNCLDQPVQAPLSRIPAGIACLADYRLRAQHHVEAQAWAHIESGADQGLTLAHNRAAFDGIRLRPQPLADLSQASIRQTLLGQLLEWPVMLAPVAYQRLAHPEGELASVRAAMAMHTGMMASTLSSHTLEEVAQAASGASQELGRTAPLWFQLYSQPDPAHTLELIERAERAGYQALVWTIDASIKRSSYPLPAGVEAVNLRNMPQHRQSGDLMSEHILFGTPLAAQAPSWKDLQWLRQQTRLPLIVKGILSPDAARKAADLGADAVVVSNHGGRVLDGAIAPIEVLPELRAALGPQFPLLLDSGVRLGTDVFKALALGANAVLIGRPQLHALAVAGMLGVAHMLHLLRAELELGMAQMGCATLEQITPERLRLSLSK from the coding sequence ATGACTTCAGCGCCCACCAACTGTCTCGACCAGCCTGTGCAAGCCCCGCTCAGCCGGATTCCGGCAGGCATCGCCTGCCTGGCAGACTACCGCCTGAGGGCGCAGCACCATGTCGAAGCCCAGGCCTGGGCACATATAGAAAGCGGTGCGGACCAGGGTTTGACGCTTGCGCACAATCGCGCGGCTTTTGACGGCATTCGCTTGCGGCCCCAGCCCTTAGCCGATCTGTCGCAGGCGAGCATCCGACAGACACTGCTGGGCCAGTTGCTGGAGTGGCCTGTCATGCTGGCACCTGTGGCTTATCAGCGGCTGGCGCACCCCGAGGGAGAGCTGGCCAGCGTTCGCGCCGCCATGGCCATGCATACAGGCATGATGGCCAGCACCTTGTCCAGCCATACCCTGGAGGAAGTCGCCCAGGCGGCCAGCGGTGCCTCGCAGGAGTTGGGGCGCACCGCCCCGCTGTGGTTTCAACTCTATAGCCAGCCCGACCCCGCTCATACCCTGGAGCTGATCGAGCGGGCCGAGCGCGCGGGCTATCAGGCCCTGGTCTGGACCATCGATGCCAGCATCAAGCGCTCCAGCTACCCGCTGCCTGCCGGTGTGGAGGCGGTCAATTTGCGCAACATGCCCCAGCATCGCCAAAGCGGCGATCTGATGAGTGAGCACATTCTGTTTGGTACGCCGCTAGCAGCCCAGGCGCCAAGCTGGAAGGATTTGCAGTGGCTGCGCCAGCAAACCCGGCTGCCGCTGATTGTCAAAGGCATTCTGTCGCCCGATGCCGCCCGCAAAGCCGCGGACCTGGGAGCCGATGCGGTGGTGGTCTCCAACCACGGCGGTCGCGTGCTTGATGGAGCCATCGCCCCGATTGAAGTACTGCCGGAACTGCGCGCCGCCCTGGGGCCGCAGTTTCCGCTGCTGCTAGACAGCGGCGTACGCCTGGGAACCGACGTCTTCAAAGCCCTGGCCCTGGGTGCCAATGCCGTGCTGATCGGCCGTCCACAGCTGCATGCACTGGCCGTGGCTGGCATGCTGGGTGTGGCCCATATGCTGCACCTGCTGCGGGCAGAGCTGGAGCTGGGCATGGCTCAGATGGGCTGCGCCACGCTTGAGCAAATCACGCCGGAACGCCTGCGTCTATCGCTCTCAAAATAA
- a CDS encoding hemin uptake protein HemP yields MSASFVATSQPYTSAATGSNAAAMDSSESCAGLGLQMGVDSALLLNGQKAVTIVHNGTPYRLQATKLGKLILTK; encoded by the coding sequence ATGTCTGCATCGTTTGTTGCGACCTCACAGCCCTACACATCCGCCGCAACGGGCAGCAACGCGGCCGCCATGGACAGTTCCGAGAGCTGTGCCGGCCTGGGCCTGCAGATGGGCGTAGACAGCGCTTTGCTGCTCAACGGCCAAAAAGCGGTCACCATCGTGCACAACGGCACGCCTTACCGCCTGCAAGCCACCAAACTGGGCAAGCTGATCCTGACCAAATAA
- a CDS encoding TonB-dependent siderophore receptor, which translates to MDSRGRRCELRQIVIAVSLGLVAGHAMAQQETTLSTVNVEAAADSGFKTEASTQGKFTAPLLDTPKTVQVISEDLIKQTGATSLQDALRSTPGITFGNGEGGNPSGDQPFIRGMDAQSSTFVDGMRDISAGTREVFNVESVEVIKGADSAYAGRGGAGGSINISTKKAKNENFISGDVGLGTDNYLRGTLDINRKINDTTAFRLNAMGHSADVPGRNGPDNKRWGIAPTVTFGLGTPTEVSLSWQHLQTDNTPDGGVPYLYSNAAMAKLPGGSTVRPTYGNDRANWYGLNNRDFEKEKSDLFTASVTHKFTDTNKIRNSLRYSKTKQDYVWTQPDDSKGNAINGYVWRRGNARVSDTTTLQNVTEFTGKEQTGSIGHTYAFGLELSKEKSDVRSSAIQNTATTCTSVVDPWCTTLSNPSGANAPWNFAWSLPAQATVNKVDTVALYGFDTLKLNEQWLVNGGLRVDHYKLSTSGPAGGRAPSNYPAYDLSRSDTLFNYQLGVVYKPAANGSIYANIGTASRPGGSTLGNGNEDLTTTTDALLSLKPEKTKSIELGTKWDLLDKKLNLTAAVFRNEVTNVRITDATGTYMGGNKTVNGLELGFTGQILSNLSVFGGYTFMDSEQKNMGIGNIANGQRFANTPKHSFSLWTSYKPMAKLTLGLGIYAQSSVNAAYAVSTVDGGIVTKGANGYARYDAMMAYQIDKNLAFQLNLYNLGDKVYYSGVRSPHYATMAAGRSAVASLKFTY; encoded by the coding sequence ATGGATTCCCGCGGCCGTCGCTGCGAACTGCGACAGATCGTGATCGCCGTCAGCCTGGGCTTGGTGGCCGGACATGCCATGGCCCAGCAGGAAACCACACTCTCCACCGTGAACGTGGAAGCTGCGGCAGACAGCGGCTTCAAGACCGAAGCCAGCACGCAAGGCAAGTTCACCGCTCCTTTGCTGGACACGCCCAAGACCGTCCAGGTGATCAGCGAAGATCTGATCAAGCAAACCGGCGCCACCAGCCTGCAGGACGCGCTGCGCTCCACTCCCGGCATCACTTTCGGTAACGGCGAAGGCGGCAACCCCTCCGGCGACCAGCCCTTTATCCGCGGCATGGACGCCCAGTCCAGCACCTTTGTGGACGGCATGCGTGATATCTCCGCCGGTACCCGCGAAGTGTTTAACGTGGAATCCGTGGAAGTCATCAAGGGCGCTGACTCGGCCTACGCTGGTCGCGGCGGCGCAGGCGGCTCCATCAACATCAGCACCAAAAAAGCCAAGAACGAGAACTTCATCTCGGGCGACGTGGGCCTGGGCACCGACAACTATCTGCGCGGCACGCTGGACATCAACCGCAAGATCAACGACACCACGGCCTTCCGCCTGAACGCCATGGGCCACAGCGCCGATGTGCCTGGCCGCAATGGTCCCGACAACAAGCGCTGGGGTATTGCACCCACCGTTACCTTTGGCCTAGGCACGCCCACCGAAGTGAGCCTGTCCTGGCAGCATCTGCAGACCGACAACACGCCCGATGGCGGCGTGCCATATCTGTACAGCAATGCGGCTATGGCCAAGCTGCCCGGCGGCTCCACCGTGCGCCCCACGTACGGCAACGACCGCGCCAACTGGTACGGCCTGAACAACCGCGACTTCGAGAAGGAAAAGAGCGACCTGTTCACCGCCTCGGTCACGCACAAGTTCACCGACACCAACAAGATCCGCAACAGCCTGCGCTACAGCAAGACCAAGCAGGACTATGTCTGGACCCAGCCTGACGACTCCAAGGGCAATGCCATCAACGGCTATGTCTGGCGCCGCGGCAATGCGCGCGTGTCCGACACCACGACACTGCAGAACGTGACCGAGTTCACCGGCAAGGAGCAAACCGGCTCCATAGGTCACACCTATGCTTTTGGCCTGGAACTGTCCAAGGAAAAGTCCGATGTGCGCTCCAGCGCCATCCAGAACACCGCCACGACTTGCACCTCGGTGGTAGACCCCTGGTGCACCACGCTGAGCAACCCCAGCGGCGCCAACGCTCCCTGGAACTTTGCTTGGTCTCTGCCCGCACAAGCCACCGTCAACAAGGTGGACACCGTTGCTTTGTACGGCTTTGACACACTCAAGCTCAACGAACAATGGCTGGTGAATGGTGGCCTGCGCGTAGACCACTACAAGCTCAGCACATCCGGCCCTGCCGGCGGCCGCGCGCCCAGCAACTACCCTGCGTATGACCTGAGCCGCAGCGATACCCTGTTCAACTACCAGTTGGGCGTGGTGTACAAGCCCGCAGCCAACGGCAGCATCTACGCCAACATCGGCACAGCTTCTCGTCCCGGCGGCTCCACGCTGGGCAACGGTAACGAAGATCTGACCACGACGACAGATGCACTGCTCAGCCTGAAGCCAGAGAAAACCAAGTCCATCGAACTGGGCACCAAGTGGGATCTGCTGGACAAGAAGCTGAACCTGACGGCAGCCGTCTTCCGCAACGAGGTGACCAATGTTCGCATCACTGATGCAACCGGCACCTATATGGGCGGCAACAAGACCGTGAATGGTCTGGAACTGGGCTTCACCGGCCAGATCCTGTCCAACCTGAGCGTGTTCGGCGGCTACACCTTCATGGATAGCGAGCAAAAGAACATGGGCATTGGCAACATTGCCAATGGTCAGCGCTTCGCCAACACCCCCAAGCACAGCTTCAGCCTGTGGACCAGCTACAAGCCCATGGCCAAGCTGACTCTGGGTCTGGGCATCTACGCACAAAGCAGCGTTAACGCAGCTTATGCTGTGTCTACCGTGGATGGCGGCATCGTGACCAAGGGTGCCAATGGCTATGCCCGCTATGACGCCATGATGGCCTACCAGATCGACAAGAACCTGGCCTTCCAGCTGAACCTCTACAACCTGGGCGACAAGGTTTACTACAGCGGCGTGCGCTCGCCCCACTACGCCACCATGGCCGCTGGCCGCTCGGCCGTGGCTTCGCTCAAGTTCACGTACTAA
- a CDS encoding Fe2+-dependent dioxygenase, giving the protein MMLKIPALLSADEVRQCRQALEAAAWQDGRTTAGHVAAQVKSNLQLPLDSKIGQQIGDLILDRLGRNPLFMSAALPLKVLPPRFNRYEGGGEHGNHGYGNHIDNAFFTIPGTAIKVRTDVSTTVFFSEPDEYDGGELVVVDSYGQQSVKLAAGDAIVYPGISLHRVNPVTRGTRYASFFWTHSLVKSDEQRSLLFDLDQSIQQLTQDHPGYPRIASLSGTYHKLLRMWSEA; this is encoded by the coding sequence ATGATGCTCAAAATCCCTGCCCTTCTCTCTGCCGATGAGGTGCGCCAGTGCCGCCAGGCCCTGGAGGCCGCTGCCTGGCAAGATGGGCGCACCACCGCAGGCCATGTGGCGGCCCAGGTCAAAAGCAATCTTCAACTGCCGCTGGACAGCAAGATCGGCCAACAGATAGGCGACCTGATTCTGGACAGACTGGGTCGCAACCCGCTGTTCATGTCTGCCGCCTTGCCGCTCAAGGTTCTGCCTCCGCGCTTTAACCGCTATGAAGGCGGCGGCGAGCACGGCAATCATGGATACGGCAACCATATAGACAACGCTTTCTTCACCATCCCAGGCACGGCCATCAAGGTGCGCACAGATGTATCCACCACGGTGTTTTTCAGCGAACCGGATGAATACGATGGTGGGGAGCTGGTGGTGGTGGACAGCTACGGCCAGCAGTCGGTCAAGCTGGCAGCCGGCGATGCCATCGTCTACCCAGGCATCAGCTTGCACCGGGTCAACCCTGTGACGCGCGGCACCCGCTATGCCTCGTTTTTTTGGACACACAGTCTGGTCAAATCCGACGAGCAGCGCAGCCTGCTGTTCGATCTGGACCAATCCATACAACAGCTGACTCAAGATCACCCCGGGTACCCCCGCATCGCCTCGCTCTCGGGAACCTATCACAAGCTGCTACGCATGTGGTCCGAGGCCTAA
- a CDS encoding Bax inhibitor-1/YccA family protein, whose amino-acid sequence MNEQVTTLGTAGYGVSQQERNRVLRNTYWLLALSLIPTVLGAWLGVATGLTRSLTGGVGLIVFMAGAFGFMFAIEKTKNSAAGVPVLLAFTFFMGLMLSRMIGMILGFSNGTQLIMTAFAGTAGVFFVMAMLATVIKRDLSGMGKFLFVGALVLMVGAIINVFVGSTAGMMAISMLAIGIFSAYMLYDLKQIIDGGETNYISATLSLYLDIFNVFQSLLALLGLMGGERD is encoded by the coding sequence ATGAATGAACAAGTCACCACACTGGGCACTGCGGGCTACGGTGTCTCGCAGCAGGAGCGCAATCGTGTATTGCGCAATACATACTGGCTGCTGGCACTCAGCCTCATACCCACCGTGCTGGGCGCTTGGCTGGGCGTGGCCACGGGACTGACTCGCTCGCTGACGGGCGGCGTCGGCCTGATCGTGTTCATGGCCGGTGCTTTCGGCTTCATGTTCGCCATTGAAAAGACCAAGAACAGCGCTGCGGGCGTGCCCGTGCTGCTGGCCTTTACCTTCTTCATGGGCCTGATGCTGTCGCGCATGATCGGCATGATCCTGGGCTTTTCCAACGGAACGCAGCTGATCATGACGGCGTTTGCCGGCACCGCAGGCGTGTTCTTCGTGATGGCCATGCTGGCCACCGTCATCAAGCGCGACCTCTCGGGCATGGGCAAGTTCCTGTTCGTAGGCGCTCTGGTGCTGATGGTGGGCGCCATCATCAACGTGTTTGTGGGCTCCACCGCAGGCATGATGGCGATTTCCATGCTGGCCATCGGCATCTTCTCGGCCTATATGCTGTATGACCTCAAGCAGATCATCGACGGCGGCGAGACCAACTACATCAGCGCCACCCTGTCGCTGTACCTGGACATCTTCAACGTGTTCCAGAGCCTGCTGGCCCTGCTGGGCCTGATGGGCGGCGAACGCGACTAA
- a CDS encoding biopolymer transporter ExbD, with product MSFGTMDDEGGDEVMNEINMTPLVDVMLVLLIIFIITVPVMKHSVNVDLPRATNQPEDAKPATVQLGITADGKYSWNGQDISDEALETNLATEAAKEPQPDLHIRGDKEVRYERVAQAMAAAQRAGVKKIGFVTDPAK from the coding sequence ATGTCATTCGGAACCATGGACGACGAGGGCGGCGATGAGGTGATGAACGAGATCAATATGACGCCTCTGGTGGACGTCATGCTGGTACTGCTCATCATCTTCATCATCACCGTTCCCGTGATGAAGCACTCGGTCAATGTGGATCTGCCGCGCGCCACCAATCAGCCCGAGGATGCCAAGCCGGCCACGGTGCAGCTGGGCATCACCGCCGACGGCAAATACTCCTGGAACGGCCAGGACATCAGCGACGAAGCGCTGGAAACCAATCTGGCTACCGAAGCCGCCAAGGAACCGCAGCCCGATCTGCACATCCGCGGCGACAAGGAAGTGCGCTACGAACGCGTGGCCCAGGCCATGGCTGCGGCCCAACGCGCCGGCGTGAAAAAAATCGGTTTCGTGACCGATCCCGCCAAATAA
- a CDS encoding NAD-dependent epimerase/dehydratase family protein, translating into MRILICGGTGFLGRHIVNAVAQLEHAPVVLSRHSSPPLDFAQATSPEQWRPHLQGIDVVINAVGALRDQPGQDLQTLHTAAPMALFDACAQLGIQRVVQISALGVEQSETRYASTKRAADEHLLALGAAGRLNPVVVRPSVIFGAGGASSKLFLNLAKLPALLLPQLMQDSFIQPVAVRELAEVVARMATAATPGGVIEIGGPEPISIERFIASLRAQMKYGPASVRTLPGWLSSSSAKLGDHIPWLPWCSETMALLENNNVTNPQNLANLLGRAATAPGQLLSTLPKHA; encoded by the coding sequence ATGCGAATTCTGATCTGCGGCGGCACCGGCTTTCTGGGCCGCCATATCGTGAACGCGGTTGCGCAACTGGAGCATGCCCCGGTGGTGCTCAGCCGCCACTCCTCACCGCCGCTGGACTTTGCCCAGGCCACCTCGCCCGAGCAATGGCGGCCTCATCTGCAGGGCATTGATGTCGTCATCAACGCCGTGGGCGCCTTGCGCGATCAGCCCGGCCAGGATTTGCAGACCCTGCACACGGCAGCGCCCATGGCCTTGTTCGATGCCTGCGCCCAGCTGGGCATCCAGCGCGTGGTGCAGATCTCGGCCCTGGGCGTGGAGCAAAGCGAGACACGCTATGCCAGCACCAAGCGCGCGGCTGACGAGCATCTGCTGGCGCTGGGCGCCGCTGGCAGGCTCAACCCCGTCGTGGTGCGCCCCAGCGTCATCTTTGGCGCTGGCGGTGCCAGCAGCAAGCTGTTTCTGAACCTGGCCAAACTGCCCGCCTTGCTGCTGCCCCAGCTCATGCAGGACAGTTTCATACAGCCGGTGGCCGTGCGCGAGCTGGCCGAGGTGGTTGCGCGCATGGCCACGGCAGCCACGCCCGGCGGGGTGATCGAGATCGGCGGGCCCGAACCCATTTCCATAGAGCGCTTTATTGCCAGCCTGCGCGCGCAGATGAAATACGGCCCGGCCAGCGTGCGCACCCTGCCCGGCTGGCTGAGCAGCAGCAGCGCCAAACTGGGCGACCACATCCCCTGGCTGCCCTGGTGCAGCGAAACCATGGCCTTGCTGGAGAACAACAACGTCACCAACCCGCAAAACCTGGCCAACTTGCTGGGCAGAGCCGCCACAGCCCCGGGCCAACTGCTATCCACCCTGCCCAAACATGCCTGA
- the rlmD gene encoding 23S rRNA (uracil(1939)-C(5))-methyltransferase RlmD, whose amino-acid sequence MSESSRNKIPDNLPETPADAPVLPEGWLEVLSMDMDAQGVARKPDGKVIFIDGALPGEIVSASTYRKKNNWEAATLTEIHRESSQRVTPGCPNFGLHAGACGGCKMQHLHVSAQVAIKQRVLEDNLWHLAKVKPENLLRPIEGPAWGYRDRSRLSVRYVIKKNKVLVGFHERKSRYVADMETCKILPPHVDAMLMPLRALVGSMDARETLPQIEVACGEHVTAMLLRHLEPLSQADQDRLRTFGSTHNVQWWLQPKGPDTVHRMDEGGTQLSYSLPEFGITMPFKPTDFTQVNPQINRVLVGRSLRLLDAKKDERVIDWFCGLGNFTLPIATMAREVLGIEGSDTLVQRSHENYAGNNAVRSESEKLAPTTFVARNLFNMTPAMLIADGNADKWLVDPPREGAFALSQALADIHQIRIGAETPEDAEPLPALPEGHESWNFPKRIVYVSCNPATLARDAGLLVHKAGYRCVSAGVVNMFPHTAHVESMAVFERAE is encoded by the coding sequence ATGAGTGAATCCAGCCGCAACAAAATTCCCGATAACCTGCCCGAAACCCCTGCCGATGCGCCCGTGCTGCCCGAGGGCTGGCTGGAAGTGCTGTCCATGGACATGGATGCTCAGGGTGTAGCCCGCAAGCCCGATGGCAAAGTCATCTTCATCGACGGTGCCTTGCCGGGCGAAATCGTCAGCGCCAGCACCTACCGCAAGAAGAACAACTGGGAAGCGGCCACGCTGACCGAGATCCACCGCGAGTCCTCCCAGCGCGTCACACCTGGCTGCCCCAACTTCGGCCTGCATGCCGGCGCCTGTGGCGGCTGCAAGATGCAGCATTTGCATGTCTCGGCTCAGGTCGCCATCAAGCAGCGCGTGCTGGAAGATAACCTCTGGCATCTGGCCAAGGTCAAGCCCGAAAACCTGCTACGCCCCATCGAAGGCCCGGCATGGGGTTACCGTGACCGTTCGCGCCTGTCGGTGCGCTATGTCATCAAGAAGAACAAGGTGCTGGTCGGTTTTCACGAACGCAAGAGCCGCTACGTGGCCGACATGGAAACGTGCAAAATCTTGCCGCCCCATGTGGATGCCATGCTCATGCCTTTGCGTGCGCTGGTCGGCAGCATGGATGCGCGGGAAACCCTGCCGCAGATCGAAGTGGCCTGCGGCGAGCACGTCACAGCCATGCTGTTGCGCCATCTAGAGCCGCTGAGCCAGGCCGATCAAGACCGCTTGCGCACCTTTGGCAGCACCCACAACGTGCAGTGGTGGTTGCAACCCAAGGGCCCGGATACCGTGCACCGCATGGATGAGGGCGGCACGCAACTGTCTTACAGCCTGCCGGAATTTGGCATCACCATGCCTTTCAAACCCACCGACTTCACCCAGGTCAATCCGCAGATCAACCGCGTGCTGGTGGGGCGCTCGCTGCGCCTGCTGGATGCCAAGAAAGACGAGCGCGTCATCGACTGGTTCTGCGGTCTGGGCAATTTCACCTTGCCGATTGCCACCATGGCCCGCGAGGTGCTGGGCATTGAAGGCTCGGATACGCTAGTACAGCGCTCGCACGAGAACTATGCGGGCAACAATGCCGTGCGCTCGGAAAGTGAAAAGCTGGCGCCCACCACGTTTGTGGCCCGTAATCTGTTCAATATGACGCCGGCCATGCTGATTGCTGACGGCAATGCCGACAAATGGCTGGTCGATCCTCCGCGTGAAGGTGCATTTGCCTTGTCTCAGGCGCTGGCCGACATTCACCAGATCCGCATTGGTGCCGAGACACCTGAAGATGCCGAGCCTCTGCCCGCCTTGCCCGAAGGCCATGAGAGCTGGAACTTCCCCAAGCGCATCGTGTATGTGAGCTGCAACCCCGCCACCCTGGCGCGCGATGCCGGCTTGCTGGTGCACAAGGCGGGTTACCGCTGCGTGTCCGCCGGCGTGGTCAATATGTTCCCCCACACCGCCCACGTGGAGAGCATGGCCGTGTTTGAGCGCGCCGAATAA
- a CDS encoding heme-binding protein, whose product MKTKHELELADVKAIAAAAEAEALKNNWAVTISIVDDGGHLLWLQRLDGAAAISSHIAPAKARSAALGRKDTKVFEDMINNGRTAFLSAPTVDGLLEGGVAIMKSGQCLGAVGVSGVKANEDAQVASAGIAALGL is encoded by the coding sequence ATGAAGACCAAGCACGAACTCGAACTGGCCGACGTGAAAGCCATTGCCGCTGCCGCAGAGGCTGAAGCACTGAAGAATAACTGGGCAGTCACGATTTCCATCGTCGATGACGGCGGTCACCTGCTGTGGTTGCAGCGCCTGGACGGCGCAGCCGCCATCTCCTCCCACATTGCACCTGCCAAGGCACGCTCTGCGGCTCTGGGTCGCAAGGACACCAAGGTGTTCGAGGACATGATCAACAACGGCCGTACCGCTTTCCTGAGCGCTCCCACCGTGGACGGCCTGCTCGAAGGTGGCGTTGCCATCATGAAGAGTGGTCAATGCCTGGGCGCTGTCGGCGTCTCTGGCGTGAAGGCCAATGAAGACGCACAAGTGGCCAGCGCCGGCATTGCCGCTCTGGGCCTGTAA
- a CDS encoding MarR family transcriptional regulator, translating into MQMSPIAERFVHHWGEMGNAWGVNRTVAQIHALLFFHGRALNAEEIGDTLGAARSNVSTSLKELQNWNLIRVSRKSGDRRDYFETSADVWELLRTIVRERKQREFDPTSALLRELIAQPEFDQETPDTQDRVHETLRLMDSMGLWTDEMLRLSPATLDKILRLGASVQRFVRGNEKI; encoded by the coding sequence ATGCAAATGAGTCCAATCGCCGAACGCTTTGTGCACCACTGGGGTGAGATGGGCAACGCCTGGGGGGTGAACCGCACCGTGGCGCAAATTCACGCCCTGCTGTTCTTTCACGGCCGCGCCCTCAATGCAGAGGAAATTGGCGACACTCTGGGCGCGGCCCGCTCCAATGTGAGCACCAGCCTCAAGGAGCTGCAGAACTGGAACCTGATCCGCGTCAGCCGCAAAAGCGGCGACCGACGCGATTACTTCGAGACCTCGGCCGATGTCTGGGAGCTGTTGCGCACCATTGTGCGCGAGCGCAAACAGCGCGAATTCGATCCCACCTCGGCCCTGCTGCGCGAGTTGATTGCCCAGCCCGAGTTCGACCAGGAAACCCCGGACACCCAGGACCGGGTGCATGAGACGCTGCGCCTCATGGATTCCATGGGCCTGTGGACCGACGAGATGCTGCGCCTGTCGCCCGCCACGCTGGACAAGATCTTGCGCCTGGGTGCCAGCGTCCAGCGCTTTGTGCGCGGTAACGAGAAGATATGA
- a CDS encoding (2Fe-2S)-binding protein codes for MIVCVCRRVSDREIARHAHAGMSFDEIQFELGVAMQCGQCESCARDVVAQCCASHPVAAIHNEAHASAPQQTVQLAANILESKAWHTSASSQPLSAA; via the coding sequence ATGATCGTCTGTGTATGCCGCCGGGTTTCGGACCGAGAAATAGCACGCCACGCGCATGCGGGTATGAGCTTTGATGAAATCCAGTTTGAATTGGGCGTTGCCATGCAATGCGGCCAGTGTGAAAGCTGCGCCCGCGATGTGGTGGCACAGTGCTGCGCCAGCCATCCCGTGGCAGCAATTCACAACGAAGCGCATGCCAGCGCACCACAGCAGACGGTTCAGCTTGCCGCCAACATATTGGAAAGCAAAGCATGGCATACCTCAGCGTCTTCTCAGCCCTTGTCGGCAGCCTGA